Genomic DNA from Filimonas effusa:
TAACCTTAGGTAATACATCCCTGCCTATATGGGTAAGCAGGTACCAGGTGCCCGCACAAATAACCAGCAGGTAAATAATTACGATTGGTTTACGGTAAGGCATCATTCTGCCTATAAATGCCAGGTAACGTAATCTTATCCGCTCAAAAGCGCTTACTTTTCCATCCCTGTTGCTGTCTTCCCGCTCCAGTAATACCTTTTTCTGGTCCCAGGTATCTCCTTCACTGGAAGTGCTTAATCCTGAAGCTTCCAGTTCCTCTGCGTCACTAAATTCCTCTCCGCTTTGCTTTTTGTGATGTTTCACTTTCATGATCCAATTGGCCATCACGGGAACAAATGTTTGTGCCAGGAAATAAGAAATGATCATACTAAAACCTATTGCCAGCGCCAGGGGAAGGAACAGGGAACCGGGTATGCCGCCCATTGTGAATGCGGGGGCAAATACTGCCAGTATACAAAACAATATCAGCAGCTTGGGAAATGCAATTTCCTTACAGGCATCCCATATAGCCAGTGCCTTGGGTTTCCCCATATCAAGATGCTGGTGTATGTTTTCTATCGTTACGGTACTCTCGTCTACCAATATGCCTATCGCCAATGCCAGACCGCTTAAGGTCATGATATTGATCGTCTGGCCAGACAAACTCAGGAATAGTACCGATGAAATAATAGATGTAGGAATGGTAAGAATAACGATCAATGCTCCGCGTGCATCGCCCAAGAACAGCAATACCATTAAGCCGGTTAAAATAGCTCCTATAGCACCTTCCGTAAGCAGGCTTTTAACAGAATTTATGACGTAGGTCGACTGGTCAAATTCATAACTCAGTTTTACGTCTTCCGGCAACAGTGATTGCATTTTGGGCAATGCTTTCTTTAAATTCTGTACCACCTCCCAGGTAGATGCATCAGCGCTTTTGGCAATGCTGAGATAAACGGAGCGTTTGCCGTTTACCAGGGCATAGCCCGATGCTACGTCCGCGCCGTCTTCTACCGTAGCAACATCACGCAGGTAAAGGTTTTGAACACCGCCCTTGAATATCGGTATGTTTTCAAAGTCTTTTACATTTCTGATGGTAGTATTTACAGGAGTGATATAGTTCTTATCATCAATGCGTACGTTGCCTGATGGTGCCGTTTGGTTGTTTAGTCGCATGGCTTCTACCAGCTGGTCGGGTGTCATGTTATGGGCACGTAACAGCGCAGGGTCTGCTTTTATAACTATCGTCCTGACATTACCGCCAAAAGGAGGGGAGGATACCAGCCCCGGAATAGAGGTAAATGAGCTTCTTACATACACATTCGCCATATCCAGCAACTCGTTGTTACTGCGCTTTTCACTGCTGAGTACCAGCTGACCTACCGGTAAGGTGGAGGCGTCGAAACGGATGATGAAAGGAGGATTCGATCCCGGTGGAAAGGCGGCCTGTATACGGTTTGAAAAGGCGCTGACCTCCGCAGCCGCCTGAGCCATATTGGTGCCGGGATAAAAGTTGATCTTCATGAGGGTTAAGCCTTGTATGTTCTTTGTTTCAATAGACTTAACCCCATTTACAAAAAGAAAGATATTAATGTATTGTTTGGCGAAAAATGCTTCCATCTGCACCGGCGTATAACCGCCAAACGGATGCGATACATAAATCACCGGCATATCAAGCTTGGGGAATATGTCTACCTTGATACTGGTGACAGCTTTAATGCCGAAGAAGAATAGCCCCGCAACTAATACCAGGATGGTAATAGGTTTTCGTAATGCGAATCGTATCAGGTTCATGTTTGCTTGCTTCTGTTAAAATTCTTGAAGGAACAGATCGAAATTGCCACTGGCAGCGGCTTTGAGCAGCAGGGCCTGCCATACATTGGTATAGGCAATATCGCGGTCTGTCTCCGAACGGTTGACGATATACAATGCCTGCGTTACCTCCACAATGTTACTTAGCCCGTTTTTATATAAGACGTCTTTTTGTACATAAGCATCAGACGCCGACTTTACCTGTATGGGCGCCTCCCTGTAGTTGTCAAGGGCGTTCTTCATTCTGTTGTCGGCTAGCACCAATTGAGCTTTCAGTTGCTGGTCGGCTAAATTGTACTCTTCTTTTAAGGCTTCCGATACAAAATGCTGTGCGCTTACCTGGTGTTTTACCCGCAGGGGAGTAGTAAGGTTCCATATCATGCCCAGCCCCAGCAAATAGTTGCCCCGCATGCTCTGAACACCATCCCAGTAGTTGCTGCTGTAATTCTCCAGGTTCTGGTTTAGCTGCCCATAATTCCAGTCAAAGCCGGAGCCTCTGCCCTGTACCAGTCCAAATACCGAGAAGGTGGGTAATGATGATGTACGGTAATACTTGGCCTGTTGGTTACTGAGTGTTATACGGCTCTGGTAGTACTTCAATATCGGGTGCTCCTGTATCGCTACACTATCGTAGGCCGATGAGGGTATCCGCGTTATAAAAACAGTGTCCAGACTAAAGGGTTGCGCAGGTACACCCATTAGCCGGGCCAGGATGTTCGATTGCTCTTGCTCCGCATCCCTGGCTTTTGTGAGCGCAATTCTTGCACTCGACAACTCTGCATTGGCCTGGGATGAATCAACGCCGGCGATCAATCCGTTAAGAGCACGCTGTACTACTACCTCCCGTAAAGAGGTAGCCCGCTCCAGGTTGTTTTGCCACGAACGTAACAGGCGCTGTGCTGCCAGTAAATTCAGGTAAGCTCCTGCAACCTTAACCTCGTGCTGAAAACGCTCCTGTACAAGATCGCTTTCATCTCTTGTTAACACCGATTGGGCTACTCTTATCTTTTCGCGCGCCTTGCCAAAAGAAAAGAAATCCCAGCTTACGTTGGCAAGGTATAACGCGCCAAACGCCGCATTCCAGTTCTGGTGTGTTAATGCTGGTCCTGATGCTGCTGTATTTAACCCACGATAGCCATACGCCGGCCCGTTCAATCCATTAACTGTTCCATAATCCTGCTGTGCCGATAAATTAAAGTCGGGCAGGTAGTCGTTTACAGATTGCCTTACCGAAGCTTTGGATGCATTGACGTATGCTTCCTTTGCCCGGATTGTTCCATAGTTGGTAAGGGCGGTCTGTATCGCCTGCTTTAGGGTAAGCAACTGCTGTGCATGCACACGGCTGCTAAACACCCCGCCCGCTACACACAGGATGAGTGCTGATTTTTTTAACATGCTTTCTTTCTGCTTTAATGTTTGCTCTTCTTACGGCAAGTCACCCGGAATGTCCGCGGCAGGAGGGTGTGAGAATGTAAAAATAGGAAGGACGAAAGAATTAGTAATTGTAATATTCAAACAATTCATTGTATTTTTCAAACAGCGTTCGCGCGAAATGCACCGGGCGTTATGTGTGCATGCTTCTTAAAGAAATTGTTAAAGTAAGCGGGGTATTCAAATCCCAGGCTATAGGCTATTTCAGCAATACTCCAGCTGGCATGTTTTAAAAGCGCACGTGCCTCCACTGTTATTCGTTCTGCTATGTGTTCTGTGGTGGTTTTACCGGTCACTTCCTTTACGGCCCGGTTTAAATGGTTAACATGAACAGAAAGGCTTAGCGCAAAATCCTGGGCCGTTTTAAGCTGAAGGGCATGTTCCGGTGAGTCTATCGGAAACTGTCGTTCCAGCAGCTCCAGGAACTGGGCTGTTAAACGGGCAGGCGCATTGATATGCTTTATAGGATTACGGGCAGCCTGCATTTTCATGGCTTCATGAATGACCATATACAGGCAATGACGGATAAGATCGTATTTATGTGAATAGTCGGACTCCATTTCTGCCATCATCATGCAGAATAACAGCTCTACACGCTGCTGCTGTCGGCTGGTCAGGAAAAACAACGGGTCCTGGCCGCTGATGACCAATGGCGACTCATGTATAATATCCCGGTGATGATAATTATCAAGAAATACCGCATCAAAAAGACAGCAATAGCCTGTTTGTTGCTCCGAAACCGCTTCCCAGGAATAACTGAGCTCCGGCGGCGAAAATAACAGGGCAGGTTTGTCAACCTCTACGGTGCGGTCCTCAAAATGAAGCCGTCCTATTCCCGTGATAAAGCTGACTTTAAAAAAATCGCGTCGCTTGAAAGGAGAGTATCGCTGGCAGATACCCTGGCGCGGGTAAACGTTGAAGTGTCCCGAGATCTTGCCATAGGCGTTTACGGCCATGGCAGGCGGCTTCATATCTATTCTCTTATAATACTCATCAAGGGTTTCTACTGCTACCATAATGCGAAGTTATGAAAATCAAACAAAAGCGCTAAATCCGGTAATAGCTCTGCCCACGATAAGGGAATTGATCTCTTTAGTACCTTCATAAGAGTAAATAGCTTCCGCGTCCGCAACAAAGCGTGCTACATTGTATTGCAGTAATATGCCGTTGCCTCCCATTACTTCACGGGCACGGCTTACTATATCTCTCGTTCTTAAGGTGCAGAATACTTTGGCCAGTGAAGCATGCTCATCCGTTAACCTCCCTTCGTCCTGTAATTGCGATAAACGGAATACCATTGTTTGCATGGCAGTTAAATTACTCAGCATTTCAACCAGGTGGTTTTGTATCAGCTGAAAAGCTGCTATCGGTTTGCCAAACTGCTTCCGTTGCGTAGTATATGCCAGTGCGTTTTCGTAGGCGCCGCGGGCGCAGCCTACTGCTTCCCAGGCAACTCCGGCTCGTGTCATCCGCAGTACTTCGGCTGTATCCTTAAAACTGTTGGCTTTGGCAAGCCTGTCTGTTTCCGCTACCTGGCAATTGGTCAGCGTAATAAGACCATTCTGTACAATACGTAAAGCCATCTTGTCTTCCATCTTTATAGCCTGGAAGCCGGGATTGTCTTTTTTTACAAGAAAGCCTTTTACATTGTTATCATCTACATCCCTTGCCCATATTATTATTACATCGGCAAATGTGGCGTTGCCTATCCATTTCTTCTGACCATTTAATACCCAGCCTTCCGGTGTTCTTTTGGCTGTGGTTGTTAAGCCGCCGGCGGCTCCTGAGCCAACCTCCGGTTCGGTCAATCCGAATGCGCCAATGCAGGTCATTTGCTGCATGGCAGGCAGCCATTGCTGCTTTTGTTCTTCACTGCCCAGCATATAAATGCTGCCCATGGCTAGTCCGCTTTGCACGCCGAAAAAAGTGGCTATAGACGCATCTATACGCGCCATTTCCATGGCCAGCACCCCTTCCATTATATTGGGTAAACCGGGGCAGCCATATCCCTGGTAAGTAACGCCGCAAATATTAAGAGCCGCCAGCTTCGGAATTAATTCATAGGGAAACTCGGCACGCAGCCAGTATTCATTAACGATAGGTTGCACTTCTGTTTCCAGGAAAGCACGCACCTTTAATTGTAACGCGCGCTGTTCCGGAGTCAGCAGTTCTGCCAGGTCGTAAAAATCTCCGTCTACAGGTGGCGGAACTTTTTTCTTATGCCCGCCGCTACCGCTTAATAGTTTCATCACTCCCTGTAATTGGGTGTCATCGAGCTTGCTGACATTCTGAACTACTGCATTCAAATCAACTTTTGCTGCCAGTTTTTCCAATGCTTCCATATCTATCTGCTGGTATAACTGCAGCCCCTTTCTTATTTTCTGAAATAGATTAGCCATAGTTTAGGTGTATATGAATGATTAATTGTATCAACGAACTACACAAGAATCTCTCCACAATCTTCCGCTATTTCTTTCCTTCTATTCCCTCTCCAAATACGCCTCTCAGCGTATCGGCAATTTCTCCCAGCGTACAGTAATGTTCTACGGCATGTAATACATGCGGCATCAGGTTGGTGTCGTTTACTGCAGCGGTCCGGATCTGTTCAAGGCATTGTACTACCGCCTGCTGGTCGCGGCGGGCGCGTAGTTGCTGCAGGCGTTCTGACTGTACGTTACGTATACTGTCGTCTACTCTGAATACCGGTGT
This window encodes:
- a CDS encoding acyl-CoA dehydrogenase family protein — protein: MANLFQKIRKGLQLYQQIDMEALEKLAAKVDLNAVVQNVSKLDDTQLQGVMKLLSGSGGHKKKVPPPVDGDFYDLAELLTPEQRALQLKVRAFLETEVQPIVNEYWLRAEFPYELIPKLAALNICGVTYQGYGCPGLPNIMEGVLAMEMARIDASIATFFGVQSGLAMGSIYMLGSEEQKQQWLPAMQQMTCIGAFGLTEPEVGSGAAGGLTTTAKRTPEGWVLNGQKKWIGNATFADVIIIWARDVDDNNVKGFLVKKDNPGFQAIKMEDKMALRIVQNGLITLTNCQVAETDRLAKANSFKDTAEVLRMTRAGVAWEAVGCARGAYENALAYTTQRKQFGKPIAAFQLIQNHLVEMLSNLTAMQTMVFRLSQLQDEGRLTDEHASLAKVFCTLRTRDIVSRAREVMGGNGILLQYNVARFVADAEAIYSYEGTKEINSLIVGRAITGFSAFV
- a CDS encoding helix-turn-helix domain-containing protein; its protein translation is MVAVETLDEYYKRIDMKPPAMAVNAYGKISGHFNVYPRQGICQRYSPFKRRDFFKVSFITGIGRLHFEDRTVEVDKPALLFSPPELSYSWEAVSEQQTGYCCLFDAVFLDNYHHRDIIHESPLVISGQDPLFFLTSRQQQRVELLFCMMMAEMESDYSHKYDLIRHCLYMVIHEAMKMQAARNPIKHINAPARLTAQFLELLERQFPIDSPEHALQLKTAQDFALSLSVHVNHLNRAVKEVTGKTTTEHIAERITVEARALLKHASWSIAEIAYSLGFEYPAYFNNFFKKHAHITPGAFRANAV
- a CDS encoding efflux RND transporter permease subunit produces the protein MNLIRFALRKPITILVLVAGLFFFGIKAVTSIKVDIFPKLDMPVIYVSHPFGGYTPVQMEAFFAKQYINIFLFVNGVKSIETKNIQGLTLMKINFYPGTNMAQAAAEVSAFSNRIQAAFPPGSNPPFIIRFDASTLPVGQLVLSSEKRSNNELLDMANVYVRSSFTSIPGLVSSPPFGGNVRTIVIKADPALLRAHNMTPDQLVEAMRLNNQTAPSGNVRIDDKNYITPVNTTIRNVKDFENIPIFKGGVQNLYLRDVATVEDGADVASGYALVNGKRSVYLSIAKSADASTWEVVQNLKKALPKMQSLLPEDVKLSYEFDQSTYVINSVKSLLTEGAIGAILTGLMVLLFLGDARGALIVILTIPTSIISSVLFLSLSGQTINIMTLSGLALAIGILVDESTVTIENIHQHLDMGKPKALAIWDACKEIAFPKLLILFCILAVFAPAFTMGGIPGSLFLPLALAIGFSMIISYFLAQTFVPVMANWIMKVKHHKKQSGEEFSDAEELEASGLSTSSEGDTWDQKKVLLEREDSNRDGKVSAFERIRLRYLAFIGRMMPYRKPIVIIYLLVICAGTWYLLTHIGRDVLPKVNGSQFQVRLREPEGTRMERTETKTITLVNAIEKLVGPENVSITSAYVGMHPQLFSISPIFLWMAGPHEAVVQVALSEEYKTNLDELKNKIRQEAKRVAPEMQLSFEPIELTDKILSQGSPTPVEIRFSGRDKKQSEDYALRLVKKLKEISYLRDVQVGQSTKYPTLNIEVDRTRAAQLGVDMSDVSRSIIASTSSSRFTEKNVWVDEKAGYSYSVQVQVPENKMNSELEISEIPLLKNASRPVLGDVATIKPGITYGEADNLGAMPTLTVTANLNNKDLGAATRDVEKAIEALGKLPRGLNVETIGLSNTLTDTLSSLQNGLIVAIVVIFLMLAANFQSFKVSAVVLGTVPAVLFGSLGLLVIMGSTLNLQSYMGMIMSVGVSISNAVLLITNAEQLRKHNGDALLSAREASALRLRPIVMTAVAMVVGMIPMASGLGEAGDQSSPLGRAVIGGLVASTFAALFILPLLFAWMQKSAGTVSVSLDPEDKESKHYIPDLYEQSTK
- a CDS encoding TolC family protein, coding for MLKKSALILCVAGGVFSSRVHAQQLLTLKQAIQTALTNYGTIRAKEAYVNASKASVRQSVNDYLPDFNLSAQQDYGTVNGLNGPAYGYRGLNTAASGPALTHQNWNAAFGALYLANVSWDFFSFGKAREKIRVAQSVLTRDESDLVQERFQHEVKVAGAYLNLLAAQRLLRSWQNNLERATSLREVVVQRALNGLIAGVDSSQANAELSSARIALTKARDAEQEQSNILARLMGVPAQPFSLDTVFITRIPSSAYDSVAIQEHPILKYYQSRITLSNQQAKYYRTSSLPTFSVFGLVQGRGSGFDWNYGQLNQNLENYSSNYWDGVQSMRGNYLLGLGMIWNLTTPLRVKHQVSAQHFVSEALKEEYNLADQQLKAQLVLADNRMKNALDNYREAPIQVKSASDAYVQKDVLYKNGLSNIVEVTQALYIVNRSETDRDIAYTNVWQALLLKAAASGNFDLFLQEF